The Labrus mixtus chromosome 16, fLabMix1.1, whole genome shotgun sequence genome window below encodes:
- the triqk gene encoding triple QxxK/R motif-containing protein — MGKKDASTTRLPVDQYRKQIGKQDYKKTKSVLKATRLKAEAKKTSSGFKDAFLVIAAILFFVLCVYAFFYLNLSTEINLDVDVD; from the exons ATGGGGAAGAAGGATGCCAGTACAACCAGATTGCCAGTCGATCAGTACCGAAAACAGATCG GTAAACAGGACTACAAGAAGACAAAGTCAGTCCTGAAGGCCACACGGCTGAAAGCTGAAGCAAAGAAGACTTCCTCTGGATTCAAG GATGCGTTCCTGGTCATTGCTGCCATCCTGTTCTTCGTCCTCTGCGTCTACGCCTTCTTCTACCTCAACCTGAGCACAGAGATTAACCTGGATGTGGACGTGGATTAA